The Gordonia terrae genome contains the following window.
CTCCTGCAGAGTCGGATAGCACGAGATCCGACGTTCGGAGCAGCATTACCAGCCAGAACGCGGCAACCGCCTCAAACATCACCACAGCAAGGCCCACCGCACGGGAGATCGTACGGGCAGGACCGCGCGGGCCGAACCGATCCGGCCGCCGCACCTCGACACCGTCAGTCATGCCCCACCACCTCCTCTGCACACCCGCATCACACCCCACTTCTACTAACCACGTTCGTATTTTGTGGGCATCGGGCGTGGGCGCCGGGAACGAGGGCCCCGAAGCCATCACCGCGGGAGGCCGGCCGGGCCACGCGGAAGACTATCGCGGCCACCAGACCGAAGATCGCGATCACACTGCCTGTACGGACCCACCTCGGGGGTCGATTCAGCTCCGCCCTCAACGCCAGCTCGGCGATCGGATCAGCAGGCACCACACCCATCTCGATCGGCGCGCCCGTGGCGGCGAACACGATGAACACCCAGATCGCCGAGGCCATCCACACAAGCGGGTCAACCATCACCGCCAACGACGCGCCGTGCAGATGAGCAGAAAACAGCATGAGCGCCCCAACACAGAGCAGCGCGAACACGATCGCCGACGCGACATCGCCCTGGGGAGCAATTACCACCACGCCGACGGCCGCACTCACGGCCACCGCACACGAAACGAGCGCCCGCCAAGCCTCCCCACCTCGATCCGGCTGACGGGCAGCGGCGACACCACACGCTACGACCGCACCGAACAGCCCCAAGAGTGCCCCTTGGGCCACAACGTTTGCGATCACCACGCCTCCAACAGGCAGCTTGAAACTATTCTAGATAGTAGTTCAGGTGGGCCGGCGGGCGCTGAGCGGAGGGGGAGTAGCTCTATATCCCCATGGATGGACCGAAGCCTCCCGAGGCGACGAAACCATGGGCCTGCCTCCCGACTTCGAGAGTGATCGCGCGGTACACGCCAATCTGTTGCGCCCGTAACTGAAAGCGGAACAACCAAGAGTGCTCTCCGGTACCAGATCTCCGGCGTGGCGAGTGCGATTGACGGGCCTTTGCAGCCGGGGCGCGTGTCGCGCCGGGAGCCGTTTGATCGCGACGGCAAGAGTGTTGCGGCTCAGTCTTGTGTCTGTGTGAACGCTGGTAGCAGGATCGCGTCGATGAACCACGGGGCGTCGAGGCGTCCGGCGCGTACTTCCTCAGCTGCCGCGTTCACACCACGTGGGTGGTGGTCAGTAGCCACGTCACGGGCAGATCAGTTCGGAACGCGTCTACGCGTTGTCCACGCAGCGGCAAGCTGCGCATGCGGGCCTCAGCACTATCGTGCATCCCACGGATGATCCCGCTCAGGTCGACGACATTCGGTCAACAACCCCGCATCGAGGTCCTGGCACCGATTGCACGACGTCGATGCGTTCGTTCCCGTGATTTCCGTACACTTTCGTCACTGGTGACGAAATGTGTTGCTAAGCAAGGAAATTCGCCGATAAGATACATTATGTCAAGTAAAGCCTCGCATCTCGCATCAAATGCATCAGGCCAGCCGCCCCCCACTGTCGGATGACGGCGAGACGCAGGTACAGGTCGCTGTGGTCGAAGACGGGCCGGATGACGCCCGCGGTGCGGGCACGGTGTCACCGAGGACGCGGCGGTGTCAGTCTCGCGATGAGCGGGGCCACTAGACTCAAGGCGTGACCGGAGCCGACGACTCGACACGTGACCGCGACCGCGACGGTCTCCCGGATGATCCCGGTCCGACTGACGACGATGCGACATCCGCCGCGGACGGCCCGGACGAACCCTCCGCAGCGAACGATAGGACCGGTGGGTCGACCCGTCGTCGGGGCGAGCGGCTTCCCGTCCGACGCGACGATCCCGACCGTCCCGGACCCGGGCGCCGGATGGCCGACCTGCTGGCCCGCACCGACTCCAGCGTCGGGGTCGTCAAGGCGGCTCGCGCCGCACGAGATCTGATCCCGCACAACGAGAACCCGATCACCGGGCCGCGTGCATCCGACCGCGTGGCACGCCTCATCAGCGAGTCCCGGCCCGAGAAACCCAGTGCCATACGAGAGCTCGGCCTCGCATCGGTCCAGGTGTGGCAGGCGTTGGTGACCACACGACGTCGTCGATCCGATCGCACCCCAGTCCCCGCCACCATCTTGTTCACCGATCTCGTCGGATTCTCGACGTGGGCCCTGCATGCCGGAGACGACCAGGTCCTCCGACTCCTGCGCGACGTCAACGACGTCACCGAGAACATCGTGCGCAGCCGCGGCGGACGCATCGTCAAACATCTCGGCGACGGGACGATGGCCGTGTTCGTCGACGGTGTCGAGGCGATCGAGGCAGGTCACGAGGTGATCGTCGCCGTGAGTGCCCTGACGGTCGGGGGCTACCGGCCACAGCTGCGAGCCGGTCTCCACACCGGCGAACCGCGGGCGGTCGGTGACGATTTCCTCGGTGTCGATGTGAACGTCGCCGCTCGGGTCGCGGCAGCCG
Protein-coding sequences here:
- a CDS encoding adenylate/guanylate cyclase domain-containing protein — encoded protein: MTGADDSTRDRDRDGLPDDPGPTDDDATSAADGPDEPSAANDRTGGSTRRRGERLPVRRDDPDRPGPGRRMADLLARTDSSVGVVKAARAARDLIPHNENPITGPRASDRVARLISESRPEKPSAIRELGLASVQVWQALVTTRRRRSDRTPVPATILFTDLVGFSTWALHAGDDQVLRLLRDVNDVTENIVRSRGGRIVKHLGDGTMAVFVDGVEAIEAGHEVIVAVSALTVGGYRPQLRAGLHTGEPRAVGDDFLGVDVNVAARVAAAAGAGELLASGATVEAAGADRYATRRRRFRAKGVPRDIEVFAVVPRYSD